One genomic segment of Schlesneria paludicola DSM 18645 includes these proteins:
- the lepA gene encoding translation elongation factor 4 has translation MFDQRFIRNFSIIAHIDHGKSTLADQLLLKSGAITQREFREQILDDLKVERERGITVKARAVAINYTVDGQEYELNLIDTPGHVDFHYEVSRSLAACEGALLLVDAFQGVQAQTVANAYAALNVDLEIIPALNKIDLPVTRIDEVLEEIETVVGLDTEGCLRVSGKAGIGIESVFDAIIKRIPAPAGKLTDPLRALVFDSKYDHYRGVVTYVRIKEGSIRKGQKVYFMKAGTAHEVLELGQFRPEMVPCDDLGPGQVGYIVTGIKVLGNVHVGDTVTDFHNRAPIPLPGYEIPQQMVFCGMYPIDATDFERLREELQKMSLNDASFSFAPDTSEALGFGFRCGFLGMLHMEIIQQRLEQEADVDLIQTAPNVTYQLKLRGGEVALIDNPQQVPDSGQIEEFGEPIAKVVFILPSDRIGPIMQLCSDRRGVYKTTEFLGPHRAQVIYELPLAEIVFDMYDKLKSITAGYGTMNYEVIGYRHADLVKMDILVKGEKVDALACIVHRSQAERRGRALCKKLKEEISRHQFEIPIQAALSARIIARETISAMRKDVTAKCYGGDISRKRKLLEKQKEGKKRMKQFGQVEIPQKAFLSVLDANKDD, from the coding sequence ATGTTTGACCAGCGATTCATTCGTAATTTCTCGATTATTGCTCACATCGACCACGGCAAGAGCACGCTCGCCGACCAATTGCTCCTCAAGAGTGGGGCGATCACGCAGCGCGAATTCCGCGAACAGATCCTGGATGACCTGAAGGTCGAGCGCGAACGCGGGATCACCGTGAAGGCGCGTGCGGTCGCCATCAATTACACGGTCGATGGGCAAGAATACGAGCTGAACCTGATCGACACACCCGGTCACGTCGATTTCCACTACGAAGTCTCGCGTAGCCTGGCGGCGTGCGAAGGGGCGTTGCTGCTGGTCGATGCGTTCCAGGGGGTCCAAGCCCAAACAGTTGCCAACGCCTATGCGGCCCTGAATGTGGACCTGGAAATCATTCCGGCCCTGAACAAGATCGACTTGCCCGTCACACGAATCGACGAAGTTCTGGAAGAAATTGAGACCGTTGTCGGCTTGGATACAGAAGGTTGTCTTCGTGTCAGCGGCAAGGCCGGAATTGGCATCGAAAGTGTCTTTGACGCGATCATCAAACGGATTCCTGCCCCCGCAGGCAAGCTCACCGATCCACTTCGCGCGCTCGTCTTCGACAGCAAATATGATCACTACCGTGGGGTCGTGACCTATGTGCGAATTAAAGAAGGTTCGATTCGCAAAGGTCAGAAGGTCTACTTCATGAAGGCTGGAACGGCCCATGAAGTTCTCGAACTGGGTCAGTTCCGGCCCGAGATGGTTCCGTGCGACGACCTGGGGCCCGGCCAGGTGGGTTACATCGTCACCGGAATCAAGGTCCTGGGCAATGTCCACGTCGGCGATACCGTGACCGACTTCCACAATCGTGCGCCAATCCCACTGCCGGGCTATGAAATCCCACAGCAGATGGTGTTTTGCGGGATGTACCCGATCGACGCCACCGATTTTGAGCGGCTCCGCGAAGAGCTGCAAAAGATGAGTCTGAACGACGCCAGTTTTTCATTCGCGCCGGATACGTCCGAGGCACTCGGTTTCGGTTTCCGTTGTGGCTTCCTAGGCATGCTGCACATGGAAATCATCCAGCAGCGTCTGGAGCAGGAAGCCGACGTCGACCTGATTCAAACCGCTCCCAACGTGACTTATCAATTGAAATTGCGCGGGGGCGAAGTCGCTCTGATCGACAACCCGCAACAAGTTCCCGATTCGGGTCAGATCGAGGAATTCGGAGAGCCGATCGCCAAGGTCGTCTTTATTCTTCCCTCGGACCGGATCGGTCCGATCATGCAACTCTGCTCCGATCGACGTGGTGTCTACAAAACGACGGAATTTCTCGGCCCACATCGAGCCCAGGTGATCTACGAACTGCCGCTCGCCGAAATCGTCTTCGACATGTACGACAAGCTGAAAAGTATCACCGCGGGCTATGGTACGATGAACTACGAAGTCATTGGTTATCGCCACGCCGATCTGGTGAAGATGGATATTCTCGTGAAGGGGGAAAAGGTCGACGCCCTTGCCTGTATCGTCCATCGCAGCCAAGCCGAACGACGCGGACGCGCCCTGTGCAAGAAGCTGAAAGAAGAAATCTCGCGACATCAGTTCGAGATCCCAATTCAGGCGGCACTCAGCGCTCGCATTATCGCTCGCGAGACGATTTCCGCGATGCGAAAAGATGTGACGGCGAAGTGCTATGGCGGTGACATTAGCCGAAAGCGCAAGCTGCTCGAAAAGCAAAAAGAAGGCAAGAAGCGGATGAAGCAATTCGGCCAGGTCGAAATTCCGCAGAAGGCCTTCCTGTCAGTCCTGGACGCAAACAAAGACGACTGA
- a CDS encoding methyltransferase domain-containing protein, whose translation MNYEPGSFRDRTSRVFVRDGQVYRSLNVESLSAWRHASNEPFFQRLVAGQRIVATDEVPWDEYRQFQLPDQVVGVLRHETIPFVSYPYEWSFGMLRKAALLHLQILTEAVKSGLILKDASPYNVQFLGPREIFIDIGSFTPLVAGEPWCAYRQFCELMLFPLMIQAYRGVHFQPILRSQLEGISARQFLQWLRWRDFSRPGVLTNGWLQAVLERKTQALGSSTVRDLKSSGFQSNMIEQLLSKLTQLVQRLSWSPEKTQWTGYDNSLPHVAEDGQFKSQFVHQVSHAKVHKLVWDLGCNDGRYSMIAAQSANTVVAMDQDHACIDRLFESLSSKQSNILPLCVELANPSPAQGWRGRERKRLEDRGTPDLVLCLGLIHHLVLAANIPLPDVIDWLAGIGAELVLEFPSKQDAMVRALLRNKRDQYVDYSQECLESELVKHFEICRQAALPSGERTIYHAVPRAAVSR comes from the coding sequence GTGAATTATGAGCCTGGATCATTTCGGGACCGAACGTCGCGAGTCTTCGTTCGGGACGGTCAGGTTTATCGCAGCCTGAATGTCGAATCGCTGTCTGCGTGGCGTCACGCCTCGAATGAACCGTTCTTTCAGCGACTGGTCGCGGGGCAGCGGATTGTCGCGACGGATGAAGTGCCGTGGGACGAGTATCGGCAGTTCCAACTGCCAGATCAGGTGGTGGGAGTCCTGCGGCACGAAACGATTCCGTTCGTCAGCTATCCCTACGAGTGGTCGTTCGGGATGCTGCGCAAGGCCGCGCTGCTGCACCTGCAGATCCTGACCGAGGCAGTCAAATCCGGACTCATTCTGAAAGACGCGTCACCCTACAACGTCCAGTTTTTGGGGCCACGGGAAATCTTTATCGACATCGGATCGTTTACTCCTCTGGTGGCGGGTGAGCCTTGGTGCGCCTATCGTCAGTTCTGCGAATTGATGCTGTTCCCATTGATGATTCAGGCCTACCGTGGCGTCCATTTCCAGCCGATTCTTCGGAGTCAGTTGGAAGGGATTTCGGCTCGTCAGTTCCTCCAGTGGCTGCGCTGGCGTGATTTTTCTCGTCCCGGCGTACTGACGAATGGATGGCTGCAGGCCGTGCTTGAGCGAAAGACGCAGGCATTAGGAAGTAGCACCGTTCGCGATCTGAAGTCGAGCGGATTTCAGTCCAACATGATCGAACAATTGCTTTCGAAGTTGACGCAACTGGTCCAGCGATTGTCATGGTCGCCCGAAAAAACCCAGTGGACAGGATACGACAATTCACTGCCACACGTCGCCGAGGACGGGCAGTTCAAGAGTCAGTTCGTGCATCAGGTCAGCCATGCAAAAGTCCACAAACTGGTCTGGGATCTGGGTTGCAACGATGGACGATATTCGATGATTGCCGCACAGTCGGCGAACACCGTCGTGGCCATGGATCAGGATCATGCCTGTATCGATCGTCTCTTTGAATCGTTGAGTTCAAAGCAATCGAATATCCTGCCGTTGTGCGTGGAGCTCGCAAATCCCTCTCCCGCGCAGGGGTGGCGCGGTCGCGAGCGAAAACGACTTGAGGATCGAGGAACTCCGGATCTGGTGTTATGTCTGGGGTTGATTCACCATTTGGTCCTCGCTGCGAACATTCCGTTGCCAGACGTCATTGACTGGCTGGCGGGTATCGGGGCCGAATTGGTGCTTGAATTTCCTTCCAAGCAAGATGCGATGGTCCGGGCGTTACTGCGAAACAAACGGGATCAGTACGTGGACTATTCGCAAGAATGCCTCGAATCGGAACTGGTCAAACACTTCGAGATTTGCCGCCAGGCCGCTCTGCCATCGGGCGAACGGACCATCTACCACGCCGTGCCGCGCGCCGCGGTTAGCAGATAG
- a CDS encoding sulfatase-like hydrolase/transferase, translated as MMSTRTAANIERSNLISVRTMHLFTLCSFAVSGPLLTAFSRQTVYIHDQQFSTLEIGVMLLALVLVIPVIVVLLDQLAARWSRRTNGYGRDVVVTVLFNIFVLSLLRPYVAAEWLVFAGLGGILALSIAVPTAVALTLLYVRTGWMKAWLTFASVGILVFPVMFVWQFQAIVRAERSLEGALAIQNPVPVVMVILDEFTSVTLMDKQMEIDAARFPQFARLAGMSTWYRNMTTNHPRTDVAVPTLLSGVFPTTVRSPLAAEYPGNLLQIIDSTKSYETAVFEPVARLSPEPVKHVRAVQAGVAGRCVELLHTLATVYPRLIFTSDTPIPFPTIPRTWFGVRDVSTQRYIERQQMTEGVFNYPGSEDRRIQLEHFLRCLKGSDRPRFCFLHTVFPHHPWCFMPSGDQYLAETSQWRFPTGATGELGEDWHDDPPIVYRNQQRYRAQAGYLDQFIGKILDRLQEANILDRCLLVVTGDHGVSFRPGHSRRLPDAETLPEILSVPLFIKFPGQSAGEISDRNVESVDVLPTIAEVLGVELPAPVDGSSVLSEPARLRKTLYLDRNTTIIEPNVPQRAAAVKRQAELFGDRQLEQPARESISHPEWLNRPLSDFVIDARPVPFLPLNPLKAGSSWERFEPSQTVACLVMGELKPADLPEAQADLVIAVDGTIVDTGTSYRTDHTNLAFEFLLPESVIKTASNGIELYLVDKSGDQLRLRPLARTVHAVNDY; from the coding sequence ATGATGTCGACAAGGACCGCTGCGAACATTGAACGCTCGAACCTGATCAGCGTGCGAACGATGCATCTGTTCACGTTGTGTAGCTTTGCGGTCAGTGGGCCGCTGCTCACGGCATTCTCACGTCAAACGGTCTACATCCATGATCAACAATTCAGTACGCTCGAAATCGGGGTGATGTTGTTGGCGCTGGTGCTGGTCATCCCTGTGATTGTGGTGCTTCTGGATCAACTTGCCGCGCGATGGTCGCGTCGCACGAACGGATACGGTCGTGACGTGGTCGTCACCGTGCTGTTTAACATTTTTGTGTTGTCGCTGCTGCGACCTTATGTGGCCGCAGAGTGGCTAGTCTTCGCAGGTCTTGGAGGGATTCTGGCGCTGTCCATCGCCGTTCCCACTGCAGTTGCGCTGACGCTTCTTTATGTGCGAACCGGTTGGATGAAAGCCTGGCTGACGTTCGCGTCAGTGGGAATCCTTGTGTTTCCCGTCATGTTCGTGTGGCAGTTTCAGGCGATCGTTCGGGCCGAGAGATCGCTCGAGGGCGCATTGGCGATCCAGAATCCCGTTCCCGTCGTGATGGTCATCCTGGACGAGTTCACTTCGGTGACGTTGATGGATAAGCAGATGGAAATTGATGCCGCTCGATTTCCGCAGTTCGCGCGGCTGGCAGGAATGTCGACCTGGTACCGCAACATGACGACGAACCATCCGCGAACCGATGTTGCCGTTCCCACGTTGTTGTCCGGGGTCTTCCCGACAACGGTTCGATCACCGCTCGCCGCCGAGTACCCTGGCAACTTACTGCAGATCATTGACTCGACGAAATCCTACGAAACCGCGGTGTTTGAGCCGGTTGCACGACTCAGCCCCGAACCCGTCAAGCACGTTCGCGCCGTCCAGGCGGGCGTTGCCGGTCGCTGCGTGGAATTGTTGCACACGCTGGCGACGGTCTATCCTCGTCTCATCTTCACGTCCGATACTCCAATTCCCTTTCCCACGATCCCCCGCACCTGGTTTGGGGTGAGGGACGTTTCGACCCAGCGATACATCGAACGACAGCAGATGACCGAAGGGGTATTTAACTACCCGGGTAGCGAAGATCGGCGCATCCAACTCGAGCACTTTCTTCGCTGCCTCAAAGGTTCGGATCGTCCCCGTTTCTGTTTCCTGCATACAGTGTTTCCGCACCATCCCTGGTGCTTTATGCCCAGTGGCGATCAGTATCTGGCCGAGACGTCGCAGTGGCGCTTTCCTACAGGGGCGACGGGCGAATTGGGGGAAGACTGGCATGACGATCCGCCCATCGTGTATCGGAATCAGCAGCGCTATCGGGCTCAGGCGGGTTACCTCGACCAATTCATCGGAAAGATTCTTGATCGGCTACAAGAGGCCAATATTTTGGATCGCTGTCTGCTTGTTGTTACCGGCGATCACGGAGTCTCGTTCCGGCCCGGTCATTCGCGACGTCTTCCCGATGCGGAAACTCTGCCTGAAATCCTGAGCGTTCCCTTGTTCATCAAATTCCCGGGACAATCCGCCGGTGAGATCAGTGATCGAAATGTTGAGTCCGTCGATGTCCTGCCCACGATTGCCGAAGTCTTGGGGGTTGAGCTACCAGCGCCGGTTGACGGAAGTTCGGTGCTAAGCGAGCCTGCCCGGCTGCGAAAGACGCTTTACCTGGATCGAAATACGACGATCATCGAACCGAATGTGCCTCAGCGCGCCGCAGCCGTGAAGCGTCAGGCCGAATTATTCGGTGATCGGCAACTTGAGCAACCGGCCCGGGAATCGATCAGCCATCCGGAATGGCTCAACCGCCCCTTGAGCGACTTTGTGATCGATGCTCGGCCCGTTCCATTTCTGCCCCTCAATCCGCTCAAGGCGGGGTCTTCATGGGAACGTTTCGAACCATCGCAAACAGTCGCATGCCTAGTGATGGGGGAGCTCAAGCCGGCCGATTTGCCAGAGGCTCAAGCCGACCTGGTCATTGCCGTAGATGGCACGATCGTTGATACGGGAACGTCGTATCGAACCGATCATACGAATCTGGCCTTCGAATTCCTCCTGCCGGAGTCGGTCATCAAAACCGCGTCGAACGGAATCGAGCTCTACCTGGTCGATAAGTCGGGTGACCAGTTGAGGCTCCGGCCCTTGGCCCGAACGGTCCATGCCGTGAACGACTACTGA